One genomic segment of Rivularia sp. PCC 7116 includes these proteins:
- a CDS encoding type II toxin-antitoxin system ParD family antitoxin: MNIQLKPEDEQFIRAQIARGTYENPEQVISKALKLLEEWDKDYQKWVEETRQKVEVAVEQLDRGEGIDGEVVVERLREKLRKARDNQS; this comes from the coding sequence ATGAATATTCAACTCAAACCCGAAGATGAGCAATTTATAAGGGCGCAAATTGCTAGAGGTACATATGAAAATCCCGAACAAGTTATAAGTAAAGCACTAAAACTACTAGAAGAGTGGGATAAAGACTATCAAAAATGGGTTGAAGAAACTCGTCAAAAAGTAGAAGTCGCTGTTGAGCAGTTAGACAGAGGTGAAGGTATTGATGGGGAAGTTGTAGTTGAGCGACTGCGAGAAAAGCTACGTAAAGCTAGAGATAATCAATCATGA
- a CDS encoding type II toxin-antitoxin system HicB family antitoxin, which translates to MMTYKGYSAIIEVDTEAEILFGRVIDINDVITFKAKTIDEARQEFHNSVDDYLAYCEDLGEEPDKPFSGKLPFRTTPENHRKIFIAAKKSGKSINAWMDEVLTNAAEKFINA; encoded by the coding sequence ATGATGACTTACAAAGGCTACTCAGCAATTATCGAAGTAGATACAGAAGCAGAAATACTATTTGGTAGAGTTATTGACATAAATGACGTAATAACATTTAAAGCAAAAACGATTGATGAAGCACGTCAAGAGTTTCATAATTCAGTTGATGATTACCTTGCTTACTGTGAAGATTTAGGTGAAGAGCCTGATAAACCTTTTTCTGGTAAACTTCCTTTCCGTACAACTCCAGAAAATCACCGTAAAATTTTTATTGCTGCTAAAAAATCTGGTAAAAGTATTAATGCTTGGATGGATGAAGTATTAACAAATGCTGCTGAAAAGTTTATTAATGCTTAG
- a CDS encoding M23 family metallopeptidase — MSNQRLRISLSVALFLIGLLVVCLIALFPGIEIVAAQTVNRNVVATAGNDAWANASFPVEKFQGYTSGFGYRRSPRNRRRVQFHNGLDIAAPKGSYVRNWFAGKVIKVGDRGACGTHIIIKSGSWKHSYCHLQGRVARINGRLYMIDRAGGIKIAKNQQVPSGMRIGRIGMTGRTTGPHLHWVIRYNNRYVDPGAVLRQMYAKQSN, encoded by the coding sequence ATGAGTAATCAGCGACTAAGGATAAGCCTATCAGTAGCGCTATTTCTGATAGGATTGCTTGTTGTCTGTTTAATTGCTTTGTTTCCCGGAATCGAAATTGTTGCAGCTCAAACGGTAAATAGAAATGTAGTTGCTACTGCTGGTAATGATGCTTGGGCTAATGCTTCTTTCCCTGTAGAGAAATTTCAGGGTTATACCTCTGGGTTTGGTTATCGCCGCTCTCCTAGAAATCGCCGCCGAGTTCAATTTCACAACGGTTTGGATATTGCGGCTCCTAAAGGTAGTTATGTTCGCAATTGGTTTGCCGGTAAAGTTATAAAAGTAGGCGATCGCGGTGCTTGCGGTACCCATATAATTATAAAATCCGGTAGCTGGAAGCATAGTTACTGTCATTTACAAGGACGTGTAGCTAGAATTAACGGTCGTTTATATATGATTGATAGGGCTGGTGGAATTAAAATTGCTAAAAATCAGCAAGTACCATCTGGAATGAGAATTGGTAGAATTGGTATGACTGGACGTACTACTGGACCTCATTTGCATTGGGTAATTCGGTACAATAACAGATATGTAGATCCTGGTGCAGTATTGCGGCAAATGTATGCCAAGCAAAGTAATTAA
- a CDS encoding M23 family metallopeptidase, whose product MNQRIINIKNFKYLALIIVSLAVILLSSNTVKAIEPNSTLIARNNIWSSASFPVERFQRYTSPFGYRRSPRSGRLEFHNGLDIAAPQGSYIRNWWGGKVIKVGDRGACGTHIIVQSGNWKHSYCHMKGGVQKINGRLYMVDRAGGIKIAKGQQVPAGARIGRIGMTGRTTGPHLHWVLRYGSNYVDPAQVLRAMYSKQAIRPQSNMGSNQRYQIKLEESKVIGNQ is encoded by the coding sequence ATGAATCAAAGAATAATTAATATCAAAAATTTCAAATATTTAGCATTAATTATTGTCAGTTTGGCAGTTATATTACTTAGCTCAAATACGGTGAAAGCCATAGAACCAAACTCTACACTCATAGCTAGAAATAATATTTGGTCATCAGCTTCTTTCCCCGTCGAACGTTTTCAACGCTACACATCGCCTTTCGGATATCGTCGCTCTCCTAGAAGTGGTCGTTTAGAGTTTCATAACGGTTTAGATATTGCCGCACCTCAAGGTAGCTACATCCGCAACTGGTGGGGAGGAAAGGTTATTAAAGTAGGCGATCGCGGTGCTTGCGGTACCCATATAATCGTCCAATCGGGTAATTGGAAACACAGTTACTGTCATATGAAAGGAGGAGTACAAAAAATCAACGGTCGTCTTTACATGGTTGACCGTGCGGGTGGCATTAAAATCGCTAAAGGTCAACAGGTTCCCGCAGGTGCCAGAATCGGACGTATCGGCATGACTGGACGCACTACAGGTCCTCATCTGCATTGGGTACTAAGATATGGTAGTAATTATGTTGACCCCGCACAAGTTCTTAGAGCTATGTATTCTAAGCAAGCAATTAGACCGCAATCTAATATGGGTAGTAACCAACGATATCAAATCAAGCTTGAAGAATCAAAAGTAATTGGTAATCAGTAA
- a CDS encoding type II toxin-antitoxin system HicB family antitoxin, with amino-acid sequence MRLHYKIILYYSQEDESFIAEVPELPGCAADGESYQEALQNVEVVMQEWIETAQQLGRNIPQPKRGLMSV; translated from the coding sequence ATGAGGCTTCACTACAAAATAATCCTCTACTACAGTCAAGAAGACGAATCATTCATCGCAGAAGTACCAGAATTACCTGGTTGTGCTGCTGACGGTGAAAGTTATCAAGAAGCGTTGCAAAATGTAGAAGTTGTGATGCAAGAGTGGATTGAAACTGCTCAACAATTGGGACGTAATATTCCTCAACCGAAGCGAGGTTTGATGTCAGTTTAA
- a CDS encoding pentapeptide repeat-containing protein translates to MDKEEFLRRYKDGERDFSGIELRDVDLSGIHLYDVIFRRAKLIKVNLSKARLWRVDLSEADLTGSNLFEADLKEANLRNAILTNTNLDCTELIGADLTGSNIDKAINVSSPHLLVVDESKNNNTELVKELRELTRGLENWHNTEGGEPIDVFMWDTASRGDFTLEKFLEAAGFLVKVDSIDFLENKFPVEEFSFIFQQIKSDISERDYYYLKIGIGWIIYIVGKI, encoded by the coding sequence ATGGATAAAGAAGAATTTTTGAGAAGGTATAAGGATGGGGAAAGAGATTTTTCGGGTATTGAATTAAGAGATGTGGATTTGAGCGGAATTCATTTATATGATGTTATTTTTCGCAGAGCTAAATTAATTAAAGTTAATTTGAGTAAGGCAAGATTATGGAGAGTTGATTTATCTGAAGCTGATTTAACTGGTTCCAATTTATTTGAAGCTGATTTAAAAGAAGCTAATTTAAGAAATGCAATTCTCACGAATACGAATTTAGATTGTACAGAATTAATTGGTGCTGATTTAACAGGTTCAAATATAGATAAAGCGATAAATGTATCTAGTCCACATTTACTTGTAGTAGATGAATCTAAAAATAATAATACGGAATTAGTTAAAGAACTTAGAGAATTAACGCGAGGACTTGAAAACTGGCATAATACTGAAGGTGGTGAGCCGATTGATGTTTTTATGTGGGATACAGCATCAAGAGGAGATTTTACATTAGAAAAATTTTTAGAAGCAGCGGGTTTTCTTGTAAAGGTTGATTCAATTGATTTTTTAGAAAATAAGTTTCCAGTTGAGGAATTTAGTTTTATATTTCAGCAAATAAAATCAGATATTAGCGAAAGAGATTATTATTACTTAAAAATTGGTATTGGATGGATAATCTATATAGTTGGGAAAATTTAA
- a CDS encoding magnesium chelatase subunit H — MFTHVKSTIRHIKPENLAGRHLIKVVYVVLESQYQSALSQAVRTINDNHPNIAIEISGYLIEELRSEENYQEFKKDLETTNVFIASLIFIEELAQKVVAAVEPHRDNFDVAVCFPSMPEVMRLNKMGSFSLANLGQSKSAIASFMKKRKEKSGSSFQDGMLKLLRTLPSVLKYLPVEKAQDARNFMLSFQYWLGGSAQNLENFLLMLADKYVLKDVDQSNFQKVEDYQLPVVYPDMGIWHPLATTMFEDVKEYLNWYSSRKDISDDLKDPLAPCIGLVLQRTHLVTGDDAHYVALVQEFEAMGAKVIPVFAGGLDFSKPVDAYFYETSALAKNNKEGTALVDAVVSLTGFALVGGPARQDHPKAIDSLKRLNRPYMVALPLVFQTTEEWMESDLGLHPIQVALQIAIPELDGAIEPIILSGKDGATGKAIALQDRVEAIAQRAVKWASLRLKPKLDKKIAITVFSFPPDKGNVGTAAYLDVFGSIYEVMKALQSNGYDLPELPGSAKELMEEVIHDAQAQYASPELNVAYRMSVPEYEELTPYSQRLEENWGAPPGELNSDGQNLLVYGKQFGNVFIGVQPTFGYEGDPMRLLFSRSASPHHGFAAYYTYLEKIWGADAVLHFGTHGSLEFMPGKQMGMSGECYPDSLIGTIPNLYYYAANNPSEATIAKRRSYAETISYLTPPAENAGLYKGLKELSELIGSYQTLKDTGRGVPIVDTIMDKARIVNLDKDIDLPEVSSKEMSAEERDNIVGSVYRRLMEIESRLLPCGLHVVGKPPTAEEAVATLVNIAGLDREEEGIISLQRIIGNSINRDIEEIYRNSDKGILQDVELLQHITLTTRDAVGALVKAQIDAEGRVSRVSKLNFFNMGKKEPWVEALHQAGYPNVDKEALKPLFEYLEFCLQQVCADNELGALLKGLEGEYVLPGPGGDPIRNPDVLPTGKNIHALDPQAIPTMAAVKSAKVVVDRLLDRQMRENGGEYPETIACVLWGTDNIKTYGESLAQIMWMVGVRPVPDALGRVNKLELVPLEELGRPRIDVVINCSGVFRDLFVNQMNLLDRGVKMAAEADEPLEMNFVRKHAMKQAEDMGINLRQAATRVFSNASGSYSSNINLAVENSTWDSEAELQEMYLKRKSFAFTEDNPGMMENSREIFESTLKTAEVTFQNLDSSEISLTDVSHYYDSDPTKVVAGLRKDGKKPVAYMADTTTANAQVRTLSETVRLDSRTKLLNPKWYEGMLSHGYEGVRELSKRLVNTVGWSATADAVDNWVYEDSNETFMKDKEMQERLLNLNPHSFRKMVTTLLEANGRGYWDTDESNLDRLRELYQQVEDKIEGIE; from the coding sequence ATGTTCACCCACGTCAAGTCCACCATCAGACACATCAAACCGGAAAATCTCGCTGGCCGACATTTGATAAAGGTGGTCTATGTCGTGTTAGAGTCCCAGTATCAAAGTGCTTTATCACAAGCTGTACGGACTATAAACGATAACCACCCCAACATTGCCATCGAAATCAGCGGTTATTTAATTGAAGAACTCCGAAGTGAAGAGAATTATCAGGAGTTCAAAAAAGATTTAGAAACTACAAATGTTTTTATTGCTTCACTTATTTTTATTGAAGAATTAGCTCAGAAGGTTGTTGCAGCTGTCGAACCCCATCGCGATAATTTCGATGTTGCTGTATGTTTCCCTTCAATGCCGGAAGTTATGCGTCTGAATAAGATGGGTAGCTTTTCCTTGGCGAATTTGGGACAATCCAAGAGCGCGATCGCCAGCTTTATGAAGAAGCGGAAGGAAAAATCCGGTTCTTCTTTCCAAGATGGAATGTTGAAGCTGTTAAGAACTCTTCCTTCTGTATTAAAATATCTTCCCGTAGAAAAAGCTCAAGATGCTCGTAATTTCATGTTGAGTTTTCAGTATTGGCTGGGAGGCTCTGCACAGAATTTAGAAAACTTTCTGTTAATGCTGGCTGATAAATATGTTTTAAAAGATGTCGATCAAAGCAATTTCCAGAAAGTAGAAGATTATCAACTCCCAGTTGTCTATCCCGATATGGGAATTTGGCATCCTTTAGCGACGACAATGTTTGAGGATGTGAAGGAATATCTCAACTGGTATAGCAGCCGTAAAGATATTTCTGACGATTTAAAAGATCCTTTAGCGCCTTGTATTGGTTTAGTATTGCAGCGCACTCACTTGGTAACTGGTGATGATGCACATTATGTGGCGCTTGTTCAGGAATTTGAAGCGATGGGAGCTAAGGTAATTCCCGTTTTTGCTGGTGGTTTGGATTTTTCTAAGCCGGTAGATGCTTATTTTTATGAAACTTCTGCTTTAGCGAAAAATAATAAGGAAGGTACTGCCTTAGTAGATGCTGTAGTATCTTTGACAGGATTTGCTTTAGTAGGTGGTCCCGCCAGACAAGACCACCCGAAGGCGATTGACTCGTTAAAACGGTTAAACCGTCCGTATATGGTAGCCTTGCCTTTGGTATTCCAAACTACTGAAGAGTGGATGGAAAGCGATTTGGGATTGCATCCAATTCAAGTTGCTTTGCAAATTGCGATTCCGGAATTAGATGGAGCAATTGAACCGATAATTTTATCCGGTAAAGATGGCGCTACTGGAAAGGCGATCGCTCTACAGGATAGAGTTGAAGCGATAGCGCAAAGAGCGGTTAAATGGGCTAGTTTGCGTCTTAAGCCCAAACTAGATAAAAAAATTGCCATTACTGTATTTAGTTTTCCCCCGGATAAAGGTAACGTGGGAACCGCAGCATATTTAGATGTATTCGGTTCCATATACGAGGTAATGAAAGCCTTACAAAGTAATGGCTATGATTTACCCGAATTACCAGGAAGTGCAAAAGAGTTGATGGAAGAAGTCATCCACGACGCTCAAGCACAATATGCAAGCCCCGAGCTAAATGTTGCTTATCGGATGTCAGTTCCCGAATACGAAGAATTAACACCATATTCCCAACGTTTGGAAGAAAATTGGGGGGCACCTCCAGGTGAGCTAAATAGCGACGGACAAAATTTATTAGTTTACGGCAAGCAGTTTGGTAATGTATTTATAGGAGTACAGCCAACCTTCGGATATGAAGGAGATCCGATGCGGTTGTTATTTTCCCGCTCAGCAAGTCCCCATCATGGTTTTGCTGCTTACTACACTTACCTAGAAAAAATTTGGGGTGCCGACGCAGTACTTCACTTCGGTACTCATGGCTCCTTGGAATTTATGCCAGGAAAGCAGATGGGAATGTCTGGTGAATGTTATCCCGATAGTTTAATTGGTACAATTCCCAACTTATATTATTACGCTGCTAATAATCCTAGTGAAGCCACAATCGCCAAACGTCGCAGCTATGCCGAAACAATTTCTTATTTAACCCCCCCAGCAGAAAACGCTGGTTTATATAAAGGGTTGAAAGAATTAAGCGAATTAATTGGTTCATATCAAACCCTCAAAGATACTGGCAGGGGAGTTCCCATTGTCGATACCATCATGGATAAAGCCCGGATAGTGAATCTTGATAAAGATATCGACTTACCGGAAGTTAGTTCTAAGGAAATGTCCGCAGAAGAGCGCGATAACATCGTTGGTAGCGTCTACCGTCGGTTGATGGAGATTGAATCGCGACTATTACCATGTGGATTACACGTAGTTGGAAAACCTCCCACGGCAGAGGAAGCGGTTGCCACTTTAGTTAATATTGCTGGGTTAGATAGAGAAGAAGAAGGAATTATCAGTTTACAGCGGATAATTGGTAATAGTATTAATCGCGACATCGAAGAGATTTACCGGAATAGCGATAAAGGCATTTTACAAGATGTAGAATTGCTGCAACATATTACCTTGACAACAAGAGATGCTGTTGGTGCATTAGTTAAAGCCCAAATCGACGCAGAAGGAAGAGTATCCCGAGTTTCCAAATTGAATTTCTTCAATATGGGTAAAAAAGAACCTTGGGTAGAAGCTTTACATCAAGCTGGTTATCCCAACGTTGATAAAGAAGCTTTAAAACCTTTATTTGAATACTTGGAATTCTGTTTACAACAAGTATGCGCCGATAACGAATTAGGAGCATTACTCAAAGGATTGGAAGGAGAATACGTTTTACCTGGCCCCGGAGGAGATCCAATTCGTAACCCCGACGTTTTACCCACAGGTAAAAACATCCACGCCTTAGATCCCCAAGCAATCCCCACAATGGCAGCAGTGAAATCTGCCAAAGTTGTCGTAGATAGGTTGTTAGATAGACAAATGCGGGAAAACGGCGGCGAATATCCCGAAACAATTGCCTGTGTATTATGGGGAACCGACAATATTAAAACCTACGGGGAATCACTAGCACAGATAATGTGGATGGTAGGCGTGCGCCCGGTTCCAGATGCTTTGGGTAGAGTCAACAAGTTAGAATTAGTACCCTTAGAGGAATTGGGAAGACCGAGAATAGACGTTGTAATCAACTGCTCTGGGGTATTCCGCGACTTGTTTGTCAACCAAATGAATTTATTAGATAGGGGCGTAAAAATGGCTGCGGAAGCAGACGAGCCTTTAGAAATGAATTTTGTTCGCAAACACGCAATGAAGCAAGCCGAAGACATGGGAATTAACCTGCGTCAAGCAGCAACTCGCGTCTTTTCCAATGCAAGTGGTTCTTATTCTTCTAATATCAACTTAGCCGTAGAAAACAGTACTTGGGATAGCGAAGCAGAATTACAGGAAATGTACTTGAAACGTAAATCCTTTGCATTTACCGAAGATAATCCCGGAATGATGGAAAATTCCCGAGAGATATTTGAGAGTACTTTAAAGACAGCAGAAGTAACCTTCCAAAATTTAGATTCTTCGGAAATTAGCTTAACTGACGTTTCCCATTATTACGATTCAGATCCAACTAAAGTAGTAGCTGGTTTGCGGAAAGATGGTAAAAAGCCAGTTGCTTATATGGCAGATACTACTACTGCAAACGCACAAGTTAGAACTTTGTCAGAAACCGTGCGCTTGGATTCTCGAACTAAATTGTTGAATCCGAAGTGGTATGAAGGGATGTTGTCTCACGGTTATGAAGGTGTGAGGGAATTATCTAAAAGGTTAGTAAATACAGTTGGTTGGAGTGCGACAGCCGATGCTGTAGATAACTGGGTTTATGAGGATAGCAACGAAACCTTTATGAAAGATAAGGAAATGCAGGAAAGGTTGTTGAACTTAAATCCGCATTCTTTTCGGAAGATGGTTACTACGTTGTTGGAAGCGAATGGTAGGGGTTATTGGGATACAGATGAAAGTAATCTTGATAGATTGCGGGAATTGTATCAACAGGTTGAGGATAAGATTGAGGGGATTGAGTAG
- a CDS encoding DNA sulfur modification protein DndB: protein MSTVISCVHGQMGNTNYYQATMKASELVKVVRPAKELDEWSNMSIEDRLQREPDIKRIEEQIAPYIAKSQDRFFGAVIVLVYKGKIVFESINKYVDTEAPEAYKSAADSIGIMTIKGGTYIMLDGQHRLLALEKIIKNDIVGDCREEVPNDDICVIFIEHESNEKTRRIFNKVNRYAKPTSRGDNIITSEDDRSAIIARKLLSDGAPLGIQVEDTKGNKDVIVEWKNNTIAARSIKLTTISVVYETVKLILSSEKIPLDQNSRPSEEEIQQYYELVEKFWSSVLDGLQAYQDAIANCSEIPTMRKDEEPYSLLFKSTAQIALFKGLIAATRKEGLNLEEAVRRANQIDWSISSTIWKNVLVTPSGTITRAQKAQNLGGRLIAYLIAADKMTPEEIDVIQREYNSAQGIDVNSPDIELIPLPKPVVELVLETVEASA, encoded by the coding sequence GTGTCAACTGTAATTTCATGCGTACATGGACAAATGGGTAATACAAATTATTATCAAGCAACTATGAAAGCTAGCGAACTTGTAAAAGTGGTGCGTCCTGCTAAGGAGCTTGATGAATGGTCAAATATGAGTATTGAAGACAGACTTCAACGAGAACCTGATATTAAAAGAATAGAAGAACAGATAGCTCCATATATAGCTAAATCACAAGATCGTTTTTTTGGTGCAGTGATTGTTCTTGTTTATAAAGGAAAAATTGTGTTTGAAAGTATAAATAAATATGTAGATACTGAAGCTCCGGAAGCTTATAAATCAGCAGCAGATTCTATAGGAATTATGACAATCAAGGGTGGTACTTATATCATGCTTGACGGTCAACATCGTCTTTTAGCTCTTGAGAAAATAATTAAGAATGATATTGTAGGAGATTGTCGAGAAGAAGTTCCAAACGATGATATCTGCGTAATTTTTATCGAGCATGAGAGCAATGAAAAAACACGACGTATTTTTAATAAAGTTAATCGCTATGCTAAACCAACTAGCAGAGGAGATAATATTATCACAAGTGAAGATGACCGTAGCGCTATAATTGCTCGGAAATTATTAAGTGATGGTGCACCTTTGGGTATCCAGGTAGAAGATACTAAGGGAAACAAAGATGTAATTGTTGAGTGGAAGAATAATACTATTGCAGCCAGAAGCATTAAACTAACTACTATCAGCGTTGTATATGAAACAGTAAAGTTGATTCTTTCCAGTGAAAAAATACCATTAGACCAAAACTCTCGACCTTCAGAAGAAGAAATTCAGCAATATTATGAGTTAGTAGAAAAGTTTTGGAGTAGTGTTTTGGATGGACTACAAGCTTATCAAGATGCAATAGCTAACTGTAGCGAAATCCCAACAATGCGTAAAGATGAAGAACCATATTCGCTCTTGTTCAAGTCAACAGCACAAATTGCTTTATTTAAAGGATTAATTGCTGCAACACGCAAAGAAGGCTTAAATCTAGAAGAAGCAGTACGAAGAGCTAATCAAATTGATTGGTCTATTTCCTCAACAATTTGGAAAAATGTGCTTGTAACTCCAAGTGGGACTATTACTAGAGCGCAAAAAGCACAAAATTTAGGAGGTAGATTGATTGCTTACTTGATTGCTGCGGACAAGATGACACCTGAAGAAATTGATGTTATTCAACGAGAATACAATAGCGCACAGGGAATAGACGTTAATAGTCCAGATATTGAGTTAATACCCTTACCTAAACCTGTAGTCGAACTTGTTTTAGAAACAGTAGAAGCTTCTGCTTAA
- a CDS encoding inositol monophosphatase family protein — MPSPRTILETLLPHLKAAAGYARFLQPKIAALPDKDGGESFFSAALTEADLAIQNFVEVALLGNFPNIRFYGEEYKSSPNTKYFRAVDLGEKDDYLVTLDPIDGTKYYIDGHSNYQIILSILNTDDYEAVIAISPSEDTYFYALRGEGAFKGNLKMDLSECTPLKVDSTAKPTILLGTSMSSLTPTLKDKYNIINAAEDYSSSIQMPNLNSILTGGISGALKRFGQFIDGAALAFIAKEAGCMVTSLDGSALPPLSECSDYKLPGLIIATSESVHQDLLAAISKII, encoded by the coding sequence ATGCCCTCACCGCGTACTATTTTAGAAACTTTACTTCCGCATTTAAAAGCAGCAGCAGGTTACGCTCGTTTTCTGCAACCGAAAATCGCCGCACTTCCTGACAAAGATGGAGGAGAAAGCTTTTTTTCTGCTGCTTTGACTGAAGCCGATTTAGCAATTCAAAATTTTGTCGAAGTTGCTTTATTAGGCAATTTCCCAAACATTCGTTTTTACGGAGAAGAATATAAAAGTTCTCCCAACACAAAGTATTTTCGTGCTGTAGATTTGGGCGAAAAAGATGATTATTTAGTCACTCTTGACCCCATTGACGGCACAAAATACTATATTGATGGACATTCTAATTATCAAATTATTCTTAGCATCTTAAATACAGATGATTACGAAGCGGTAATTGCAATTTCCCCCAGCGAAGATACTTATTTCTATGCCCTCAGAGGTGAAGGTGCTTTCAAGGGTAATCTCAAAATGGATTTATCAGAATGTACTCCATTAAAAGTAGACTCTACAGCAAAACCTACTATATTACTGGGTACTTCTATGAGTTCGTTAACACCTACACTGAAAGATAAATACAATATTATTAATGCAGCAGAAGATTATTCTAGCTCGATTCAAATGCCCAATCTTAATTCTATTTTGACTGGTGGAATAAGTGGCGCACTCAAAAGATTCGGTCAGTTTATCGATGGTGCTGCTTTAGCTTTTATTGCTAAAGAAGCTGGTTGCATGGTTACGAGTTTGGATGGTTCTGCTTTACCTCCCCTCTCCGAATGCTCCGATTACAAATTACCAGGTTTAATTATCGCAACTTCCGAATCCGTTCATCAAGATTTATTAGCGGCTATTAGCAAGATTATCTAA
- a CDS encoding photosystem II S4 domain protein: protein MLPREELLKNVENRDTVARVIDCAEQAIRTWEVVFTDFLSPPELAEAQQGFSKLTEVELLAWGGYPQAERKRIAIARNELPLDESQVELVALNIAGNFLFDTATHRDFLGAMLGTGIVREKTGDIIVLGERGAQVIVVPELADFLETSLTQVRSVPVKTQRIDFGELKIREPKKKELTTVEASLRLDAIASAGFGMSRSKMVDFINAGDVRVNWKEIKQASHQVKTGDLIAIRGKGRLEVGEIAVTKKERYRMQLTKFV, encoded by the coding sequence ATGTTGCCAAGAGAAGAACTTTTAAAGAACGTTGAAAATAGAGATACTGTAGCTCGTGTAATTGATTGTGCCGAGCAAGCAATCAGAACTTGGGAAGTTGTTTTTACCGACTTTCTTTCACCTCCGGAATTGGCAGAAGCTCAGCAAGGTTTTAGTAAGTTGACTGAGGTGGAGTTGTTAGCGTGGGGTGGATATCCCCAAGCTGAAAGAAAAAGAATTGCTATTGCTCGCAACGAACTTCCTTTGGATGAGTCGCAAGTTGAGCTTGTTGCTTTGAATATAGCTGGTAATTTTTTGTTTGATACCGCTACACATCGCGATTTTTTGGGTGCGATGTTAGGAACCGGTATTGTGCGAGAAAAAACCGGCGATATTATTGTACTTGGCGAACGTGGAGCGCAGGTAATCGTTGTTCCGGAATTGGCTGATTTTTTGGAAACAAGTTTGACTCAGGTACGTTCGGTTCCTGTCAAGACTCAAAGGATAGATTTTGGCGAATTAAAGATAAGAGAACCGAAAAAGAAAGAATTAACAACAGTAGAAGCTTCTTTAAGATTAGACGCGATCGCTTCAGCCGGTTTCGGCATGTCTCGCAGTAAAATGGTTGATTTTATTAATGCTGGTGACGTGCGGGTGAATTGGAAAGAAATTAAACAAGCTTCCCATCAAGTAAAAACAGGAGACTTGATTGCAATTCGAGGTAAAGGGCGTTTAGAAGTTGGGGAAATTGCAGTTACTAAGAAAGAGCGTTATCGGATGCAGTTGACGAAATTTGTTTAG
- a CDS encoding pentapeptide repeat-containing protein, whose amino-acid sequence MASEMEDERYRAFALSTLAAKLPPEFLNQVLAVARNIEDDEYRAEVLIALSDKLPELLPEALAAIREIHILNNYGRKNLLQAFVEKLLPHDSSLNQVSQSFANLEGAILINADLSKVDLRRGNLRKANFNNANLEGAFLNNADLSQAKLIQTNLRYANLRDAHFVNATLIGANLANANLIGANLIDADLSGANVENAKFGHNQGISDDMRRNLEGRGAIFVDEPPREDSRVLVSV is encoded by the coding sequence GTGGCATCTGAGATGGAAGATGAAAGATATCGTGCCTTTGCCTTAAGTACTTTAGCTGCTAAATTGCCACCAGAATTTTTAAATCAAGTTTTAGCTGTGGCTAGAAATATCGAAGATGATGAATATCGTGCTGAAGTCTTAATTGCTTTAAGTGACAAACTCCCAGAATTATTACCAGAAGCTCTAGCTGCTATTAGAGAGATTCATATTCTTAATAATTACGGCCGCAAAAACTTATTGCAAGCCTTTGTGGAGAAATTACTACCGCATGATAGTAGCTTGAATCAAGTAAGTCAGAGTTTTGCCAATTTAGAAGGCGCAATTTTGATTAATGCTGACTTGAGCAAAGTTGATTTAAGACGCGGTAATTTGAGAAAAGCCAATTTTAATAATGCTAACCTAGAAGGTGCTTTTCTAAACAATGCCGATTTGAGTCAAGCAAAGCTGATTCAAACTAACTTGAGATACGCCAACTTAAGAGATGCTCATTTTGTTAATGCTACATTGATAGGTGCTAATTTAGCTAACGCAAACCTGATAGGAGCTAACTTAATTGATGCTGACTTAAGTGGCGCTAATGTAGAAAATGCCAAATTTGGGCACAATCAAGGAATTTCAGACGATATGAGGCGTAATCTTGAAGGAAGAGGAGCAATCTTTGTTGACGAGCCTCCTAGAGAAGATTCAAGGGTTTTAGTTTCTGTATAA